The following DNA comes from Metopolophium dirhodum isolate CAU chromosome 8, ASM1992520v1, whole genome shotgun sequence.
tcaacagtaccttttctgataggaaagtgaatctagttggtactttgggggggaggggggggagggggggggggtaaaattcccagtagtgtccaaaagcaccgtgaaaaacaaatgaaaaattaaggaatttAACACAAgcctcctgatatattgttacaatagcatttgaaaaatattaaaattacaaaggcacaatttttttataagtatataaagtttaaatattgacataatgtataaaaatctcgaaaattattaaccattgtaattaaaaaattataaaatgtacaattttttgtaattaaggattgaaaatttaaaacaaagattctcataaataatttatactgtaactaaaaaataaatacatatatacctaataacagttattttttactgacattttaaattcaaatttggacgaaatcgctcagaatcgtttttcgtataaaatgatattaaataattgaattcaaatgtagtaccatccattacagttacccacttgtaacctactatacagcagagttaCATCcgcttgcccacctttttagttttaaaacaacaatttattttttcttgttagGGCTTACAAGAGGACATGTCATCATCTGCAGATATGTTTGATAACTGTAGTGCCGAAGAAAATGTGGATATCAGTACAAGTACTGTGGAAAGTTGTACACCACCCActcgacaaaataataaaaaacgtaaACTTGTTTCTACTGATGTCATTGAAAAGCGTATGGAAGATgcctacaatattatgaaaactgtTTGtgataataaaccaaaaaaaaatcgatgCCAACTTTACGGGGAACTTCTTGGTGAAAAATTAAGTGAATTTGatgaaaaaacacaatattttcttATGCACGAAATGgatactttaattttgaaaacaaaatttcaaattgaaaatcaGCTACCCACAACTTCTCAACCGAATTACCATTTGGAAAATCTGCAACAAAATGTTCCGACTGCTTCATATAACTCCTATAATTTTCCCACTTCTATCAATTCAGCATCTTCGTACTATTCCCAACCATCTTCTTTTTCTTACGCTCAACAGTTCCAACATCCTCAGAATATTTCACCGATATCTGGAATGACTTCCGATGAATCTAATACTGGTAATACTCAACACGCATATCAGTAATGttaaggtttatttttttattttcaagtattttattatacctactctttattaaaggttatattttatttacataatgatTTAAGATTTCtctgtttttagttttgttatatttatttgaaataataacaaaaagcaatttattaaatattaagttattcaAAGTTAGTAACAAgtcaagtaataactaatagttttaatttttatttggacaATTATAATGAGgacaagattttttttatttaataggtatttgataatatttatgattataattttctgattacaatatgtatcgtatattattaaaaattaaacacgtTCATGTAATCTTACCTTGATTTCATCCTTAAGTACATCTATCAATGCGTCACAAACATCAAACACGCATCGGGAAACAGTTTgggaagaaaatttaaataagtaagatAAACTTCTAAAACTGTCACCAGAAGCCAAAAACCTGAGTGTCACTGCTaacctttaataatttattttaaagtatgttagataataataaatattaaaaaaaaaaaatgataatgtgTGGTAACCTTTCTTGTACAGGGATTGCTTCTCTcataattgtatcattttttttaattactggtCCAATTTTACTAAGTAAAAATTCAAAGTCAGTGGCTGACATCCTGCAAAAGTTTTCAAATTTACCAGATGGTTCTCGTCTTAGGTCCTCCATGAGATTTGTGGCATTGTACCTATCAAAgtattatatcataatcattaaacaataatatgttccaATGGTTTTATACTCCAAGTTATATAAgttcctattttaatttaaaatatagttagcAGCTACACTGTaggttgaatatattattgcgGATCCGTAAATCGTAATACCTACGTAGTAAACGAGGAAATCATTTtctaaaatagtttttgtttgAATGGTTGCTATaatgctattataatttttaagtattaaatggacatattttgcaaatgattaagtacctacaaaatgtaagtataagtagtaagtacatgaattaatacatattaggtatacactatacaggttAAACTAATTAACTgaaaacagttattatataaatagtaaaacttattttgaatatgaaataaaagaatctatttaatattctattattttatatatacaaatatatacattggTAGCTATAAAGATTTAAAACGTAATGAACTTACTTGTTACGACTTTGATGTATTGTCGTCATCCACCACCTTCTCTTTTTTGGACTTTTgacttttttcttattttttaaatattcaccaCACATAACAATAAATGAAGCACAAACTAGTGCTTTGTCGTTTTCACTTATCATAgtccaataaattatttattaaattgtgttaaattacaataataaattataaactatttagttGTTACCTAAGTCTTTACCACACAACGATTAGGACTAGACTAATTTCTAACTTAAAtttcacaaaaacaaaaaagtgaaaatattattatttaagtgtgCCCCCCACCACCAATATTTGCTTTAACAGCCAGCAGTGGGAACAGTGTACTTGGCTACTTGTACAAGTGCTCAAGTATTGGCCTACTTGTCAAGTACACCAGTCGTGTGAACACCCTCATCGTGCACTGgccaaatgtacaattattggCGTATTTGGCAAGTACACCAGTCGTGGGAATCCGGCttaaggttattattattttaaatttgaaaactcATATGATGGCTTATTAACCATACTGATCGATTCCAAAAAATTACTAGTCTAAACTCTAATGCTTAACACAATATGTAGTTACCTGTTCAGTTAAATTTCCAATCGAGCGTATAACGAAGCACTATAATACCCATTATAATGTGATAAGGAAAATAATGTCGCTAAATTTGCGTTCAAAAAACATGttcacagaaaaaaactataataacatacgtcgttttgaatattattatcatataccaGATATTGTAAATAAGTAGTTCGCCAATTCCATTCatcatctataaaatattatagaatgtcAAGTTTTTATTCTCTCGCTATATAGATGATtaaccaagcatgctcacccccttttacttcttcaataatgcagttattcaaattccgatttttaaaatttttaattatacttacttaaagaccatgtattttaaaattctcaagaTTGTTTGTACTACATAAGGTGAGAAGTTCTGAGAAGATATAAacttcttattttaaaatgatcaacccccccccctcttATTTTCTACAGTAAATTATCTAGAGGATAATTTTTCTAGACTTTTGACTTATCAACATCAAAACTCGAACAAatagtttttcagttattaaaatgtttatatgaagggatattttattataataggcaaTAGTCTTTAAAATggtcttacaaaaatataagatttacctatgtaatatcggatcttgtatttattatacttggaccatttttataaattataaatattaatggattgacacaaagttaaataggtAACTGAAAAACTACTTGTTCGAATTTTGATATCGATAAATCGAAAATCtcagaaaaattatacaataaataatttactgtagAAAAGAGAGTTGTCATTTGAAAAAACCGAAGTCCATGTCTCCTCAAGATTCTCGCCCCAAGATGTACAAAAAACCTCAAgagtttgaaaatatagtcttaaagtatattttaaaattccaaaaatcagatattGATGAAGGAAATAGTGGCGAGCACTGAGCGTGGTTGTGGTGAATCACACAttcacactgtatattatattaatactcgacttgctatgcaacaccacctcaagttGGTCACAGGCTAACCGCTGTAAAACCACTCTTATCACTCCGGGAGAACTGGGGTATCGCCATGCGCGGTTCATCccaaatttaaatgataacgCTGATGTGCGTCGTCGTttagttacattataatttataatatttcgtataatattatgttgtatgggCGCTGACGCGTTGTAATTGATTATTAACTTTcgattcatatataatatatacatatatggttattatagtcatataaatgtataatgaattgtGTACAACAGTACATTTCAGTATTTCACTATGTATTATATCTTTGTTCGATTCACATATTGTGCTCTTTCGTCGGACGCCTATAATAATAGCAGACAAAGGATATcgtcaatatacatttttaaatcgtgtataatattaattcattacagtATTACACCACACCCGTATATACTCTACACTACTCGTACCTTGTgtatacaaatgaaaattatgtatattaaatggaTACAATTCATGCATGGTATGATACactgttatgtattatattataagcttgGGCCACGGGTGTAGGAcgtgtagttataataatattatagtcaaatgcaattattaaaatataaaataataaaatatgattataatgaattaatgaCAATAACAAATAAGTCTGTAATCAGCTGTTGaactatatatagctatatacagTACATTGTGTATACCAACtatcattgaatataaatactatactatactattttttatagcATTTATTATCAATGCTATACACCATACGCGTATAATACTGTACTTGTACATAAAATGAAGATATCACATTTTGCTTGAAGCACTGTGAGCACTCAGATcatatttgtttgaattattcgcagtcaatattattatgcattggCTATGTCATTTATGTACTTTCACGATTTTTTTGTTCGTATTTATTTAGTCGGTCAAacataaatttcaagtttttacagACTACAATATGATGACTGTTCATCGAgggaataacaataaaacaatattattatagtttatacttaggAGTTAGAGCACGTGCAATAATGTTTCCATATTATGCTTTTGTgaagaaaaataaatgcataGTTTGATATATTGAgacgtaaataaaattaaacaaaggGACGAAAgttcgttaaaaataatataaataggtaaaaaaaaaacattattaagaAACGTTTGCTTTACGCCGTGGTatgtagtatttactatttaacatattttatagtttaattcataaaacaatatttggaattaatttgtacaattattaaataaaaattgttatcttAATCTGAAAGTATTAAAacatgtacctacgtataacaACTAACCTActtttttaattgcatattatattatcattaattatgtatgtatcGTATCTGTACATAAAAACACTTACgcgtttaaatcaaaaaatgtaaaatgtttaattctcaaaaccaatacaataatatttcaaatttgtaaaataaataaaatataaatcctttcacgatattataagtaattcattatttttaagatttgctACCAGTTTGTATGcagttcaaaattaattaaaatgtttgatttgacgaaaataatattacctagttTAAAAAGATGAATGTATGTAAGACCCACCACgtattttgtgttataatttgaaattaattttgattaattctttctttctttcttttcaTTAATAATCATTAGCACCTACTGCAGCTGGACGATTTtagtataattacaaaataataatgaattttatagtttattatacactttaaatttaattaaataaactacaaaataaatatctattatgGGGTTAAAGATAATTGAATAGAATGTCATTGTGCTTAATCTTAATGTGAAGtgataacaattatttcattattatagttaGATAAATTTATTGTCATTTTGGTCTAGACGGAAAATGTttgcacaataattataatatttactaatatagtagcatatataaattatatgatattatgtatacatatatttattccGTACGTCGTCAAATACGTAGTTTGGTCTCCAAATATTTCAATAGTTTACACCAAACACCAAACTTCAAATCGAAAATTCTACGATAGGCACTTAACTATATTATCTTCGGTCTCCAGCGACAACGCATTCAcacaaataatcataattaactaattcgacatttttaatcaaatatgttTAGTCGGCAATCGGAACGAACGCAGCAGTAGAAAGCAACGAACAATACAATTGTTGATATTTTTCCATACCCCGTATTATTTACCAggaaaattgaagaaaaaaatacaaatcattttttcttttccgacaaattattaaatcaatataatgttGGCGAAAAAAAGAGTTATAAACCGTCCGTCTCGTTCTCAGCGTTTATTTTacatcaaaaaaaattacaacacgAGGAACTCACTCACCCCACAACATTTAAAACACTGATGTCACATCGTTCCACGTAATATATGACGGGAAATTGagcaatattaaaacaaaaaaattttcaaaatatatcaatgacGGTtgggataaaaataatttaataatttaaaaaaaaaacagacttAAGTTACTTAACACTCGACGCATATTATActgacgtaatattattatacacttgaaGTTTATATAAACAATGAATACGAGCAGAGTGAGCCATCTTCTCCGATCgaagacccccccccccccttcaatCCCTTCCATAACAAATCGTGTACACACTGATATAAGCTACTTAAGACCAAATGTTAGCATCAGAAAACAACACtaaacattatgatttatgagcaAAGTAATTTTAAACCACGTGTATTAATAAAACGTATGGCCGTATGGGTATCAGGTATTTAGGTAGGCATATACTTGTTACgtggaattattataatataacctataactATGGTCTAGCAGGAACAATCGAAAGTATAACATGCAATATTTGTTTAAGATAATTGGTTAAGCTGAATCAGGTACCCAAGACcgaagtatttaatattacaatgtacctactacaATGTAGGTCCTACATGTGTCATTTCTACAACGcacaccataatatttaatgtatattttttttttacaatttattatttaaaatcaataacaataGGTCAATAACAACCTACTAAAGGATGCGACCCTCGCAATGTTAAACATTGCAATAATACGAGCATTTTCATACTAAAAGATTAACCGTGTGAATTTCGACAATAAATCTATAAgaccattatattattctattattgcacaTCATcgatcatcaaatattatattcacgtacacaataatattacataacaatatggCACCGATATCACTATAAAAATGTACGATGTATATTGTACCACGTAGATTATTTAGCGAATAGCGTATTACAAATcgtgtagataatattattgtaaacctaGATAATTTATTCTCGttatcgggggggggggggggggggggggggggtcgaacTTTGTACCAAATCGATAAACGATTTTAGATTCAACGGTTTTCACTTTTAAGTAATTACACGCGCATTGttctaaaacttttaattttaggtaattaCAGCCCGGCTATAggcgtataaattaaaaataactcgaTCAATTATTACTTTGCATCGGACGGTTCTCTGCTGTAGGTCAGATAATTGTCTAAATttcacatttcaaaaatatttattaaagattATTGACACGAGAACAATTATTAATACCCGCActgcatgtatgtatatatgaatTCAAGTGATGAACGcgatacgataatattatcatgttcttGCATACGAacgattgtattattataatcgttcgTATTACGATTattgataatacatttatgtacgTAATGGGGCAATGGCTAATTATTATCTGTACCGCGGTAAacacaaaatatgatattataatctgaTTAGGCCTATTTCACAGCCGCGCGTGCGCTGCGTACGGAACGCGAGATCAGTTTGCATTCATTCACGATGGAAATGAAAAACGCATGCGACACGCGACGTTTGATACTACGCAGGGCTCAGAACCATTCCATCCGTTGGgccaaatgtaaaaattatgtataaattttaaaatttttacctgaaaatcAAAGATATTGTAATCTCTTACATAGAAATTTTTCCCTTTAAAAAATAGggttatattacttaaatttacaattttgaagtTTAAAAGCTCAAAAAGCtcaaaattatcataacttgaaaataataaatatacattatttaataaacaaacgcTTGAATATAGAGCTTGTTTATACGCTGTATGATGATTGTCGAAGGTTAgattatatccatattatatactatacttcaAATGTATGTGAATAATTTCATTCAAGATTTAATAGTAgtttttatcatcatcatctaaATCTCCATTTATTCGTGAAAGTTTTGAAAGATATTCAGACCGaaacatacattaaaattaGAAGCAGTCATACAACACAACGCAGACAGGCAAAaactatttcatattatcaatttatacttaatcaaaaagataaatatatacgAGGAGAAATTTCACGTTTAGAGTTTATCTCCAAAGTATGCCacaaaaatatacgtaaatgATTATGACTTagtattgttttattgaattttttattatttttttcaaaaaaagtttgttttaatcgtaaatgataataatatgacattataatcTGATTAGGCCTATTTCACAGCCGCGCGTGCGCTGCGTACGGAACGCGAGATCAGTTTGCATTCATTCACGATGTAAATGAAAAACGCATGCGACACGCGACGTTTGATACTACGCAGGGCTCAGAACCATTCCATTCGTTGTCATGACCGGTCAGCACACGTACCGACGAACCCGCGTACAGATCATCGCGGGCCCGGATTGGTCGGGCGAGCTACCGAGAAAATCGCGGTGGGCCGGTCGTGTGACTCACTCGCATAAATTCGTGTACGAAATACGATTGGGCCGCCTATTAGCAGCTCGTAATAGTTGTAGACGTAATTTTGGTCCACCGAACGTGTAAATGGGCCGCTCAGAAGTGAAAAT
Coding sequences within:
- the LOC132951111 gene encoding uncharacterized protein LOC132951111 produces the protein MEWSNESVLEFLRLYEQESVIWNAKHLKHRDRNAVSDAWSNIQKSFSLQCTIQELKKKKESLMSTYRPLLNKVKGSMGTGSSAEDVYKPNWFAYETMAKFLFGSCQPRSTISTQGLQEDMSSSADMFDNCSAEENVDISTSTVESCTPPTRQNNKKRKLVSTDVIEKRMEDAYNIMKTVCDNKPKKNRCQLYGELLGEKLSEFDEKTQYFLMHEMDTLILKTKFQIENQLPTTSQPNYHLENLQQNVPTASYNSYNFPTSINSASSYYSQPSSFSYAQQFQHPQNISPISGMTSDESNTGNTQHAYQ